The following are encoded together in the Lactuca sativa cultivar Salinas chromosome 1, Lsat_Salinas_v11, whole genome shotgun sequence genome:
- the LOC111909934 gene encoding CHD3-type chromatin-remodeling factor PICKLE isoform X2, with protein sequence MSSLVERLRVRSDSRPRYSLDDSDDESDILLGKSKNAEQFEKINRDDAKEDSCNACGESGNLLVCETCTYEYHPKCLIPPLKAPLPTSWRCPKCVNPLNDIEKLLDCEMRPTVADDSDASKLGSKQIFVKQYLVKWKGLSYLHCTWVPEKEFIKAYKELPRLRTKVNNFRKQMNVGNNNEDEYVPIRPEYTMVDRILACRQEGEEEKEYLVKWVGLNYDECYWESESDISSFQQQIENFNRLQSRYRKLRKQKSNNHDAADLRKKSKEFQQFEKSPEFLPGGELHPYQLEGLNFLRFSWSKQTHVILADEMGLGKTIQSIAFLASLYEENVSPHLVVAPLSTLRNWEREFATWAPHMNVVMYVGTAAARAVIREYEFYFPKSHKKDKKKKSSHGSNENKQARIKFDVLLTSYEMINIDNGSLKAISWETMIVDEGHRLKNKDSKLFSALKQFDTRHRTLLTGTPLQNNLDELFMLMHFLDAGKFASLEEFQEEFKDINQEEQVSRLHKMLAPHLLRRLKKDVMKKLPPKKELILRVELSSKQKEYYKAILTRNYQLLTRRGGAQISLINVVMELRKLCCHPFMLEGVEPEDTNEFYKQLLESSGKLQLLDKMMVKLKEQGHRVLIYTQFQHMLDLLEDYCNYKKWLYERIDGKVSGGERQVRIDRFNVSNSSRFCFLLSTRAGGLGINLATADTVIIYDSDWNPHADLQAMARAHRLGQKNKVMIFRLITRGTIEERMMEMTKKKMVLEHLVVGKLKNQNINQEELDDIIRYGSKELFADENDEAMKSRQIHYDDAAIDRLLNRDYTEEENAAMEDAEEDGFLKAFKVANFEYIDEASKEEEEIQEPIAEDKSAATNPERSSYWEELLKDRYEVHKVEELNSMGKGKRSRKQMVSVEDDDLAGLEDVSSDADDNYEAELSDGENSAGATPVKKPYRKKTRGMIHFYLLIFYKLHKFVLFGVIIFVNGIFFLIIFAVDNAELLPLMEGEGRAFRVLGFNQSQRAQFVQILMRFGVGDFDWAEFTSRLKQKSYEEIKVYGTLFLSHISEDITDAATFSDGVPKEGLRIEDVLVRIAVLLLVRDKVKNTSENQSAPLFTDDIIYRYPGLRGLKFWKEEHDRTLLRAVLKHGYGRWQAIVDDKDLRVQEVICQELNLPGINMSLPGAPQGQFVPPGSVEAQTPATAVAATQPQAQAQVQDSTAAANNALYHFREMQRRLVEFVKKRVLLLEKGLNAEYQKEYFGDEKPNEIRNDDMETDQKVVDRPSASHNDTSSQMIGQLPQIQVISPEEITAAACDDKKDRLAMARHYNEMCKIVEENAVESVEAYVGNKPGAGLKLKKKLEPLEGIHEQVSKILGNEKSNGDVSQHEVNGTTNTADVAMEDGEGRSPGVIVLE encoded by the exons ATGAGTAGTTTAGTTGAGAGACTTCGTGTCAGATCAGACTCAAGACCCCGCTATAGTTTGGATGATTCTGATGATGAGTCAGACATCCTGCTAGGTAAATCCAAGAATGCAGAGCAATTTGAGAAGATTAATAGAGATGATGCG AAAGAAGATTCATGTAATGCATGTGGTGAATCCGGGAATCTACTTGTCTGTGAAACTTGCACTTACGAATATCACCCAAAGTGTTTAATACCACCTCTGAAAGCTCCTCTTCCTACCAGCTGGAGGTGTCCAAAATGT GTTAATCCTCTAAATGATATTGAAAAACTTTTGGACTGTGAAATGCGGCCTACTGTTGCTGATGATAGTGATGCCTCAAAGTTGGGTTCCAAGCAGATATTTGTGAAACAATATCTTGTGAAGTGGAAAGGCCTATCTTATCTCCATTGCACATG GGTACCTgaaaaagagtttataaaagCTTACAAGGAATTACCTCGCTTAAGGACAAAAGTAAACAATTTTCGCAAGCAAATGAATGTGGGCAACAACAATGAAGATGAATATGTTCCTATCAGGCCAGAATATACAATGGTTGACCGAATTCTTGCTTGCAG GCAAGAAGGTGAGGAGGAAAAGGAATATCTTGTAAAATGGGTGGGACTTAACTATGATGAATGTTATTGGGAATCAGAGTCAGATATCTCATCATTTCAACAACAAATTGAGAATTTCAATAGACTGCAGTCTAGATATCGGAAACTAAGGAAGCAGAAAAGCAACAATCATGATGCAGCCGACTTAAGAAAGAAGTCAAAAGAATTTCAACAGTTTGAAAAGAGTCCCGAATTTCTTCCTGGGG GTGAGCTCCACCCATATCAGCTTGAAGGATTAAACTTCTTGCGTTTCTCATGGTCTAAACAAACACATGTCATACTTGCAGACGAAATGGGTCTTG GAAAAACAATACAAAGTATTGCCTTTTTAGCCTCTCTATATGAAGAGAATGTCTCCCCACATCTAGTAGTAGCACCACTTTCTACATTGAGAAACTGGGAACGTGAATTTGCCACATGGGCGCCTCATATGAATGTT GTTATGTATGTTGGAACAGCTGCTGCACGTGCTGTAATACGTGAATATGAATTTTATTTCCCAAAGTCTCATAAGAAGGACAAGAAGAAGAAGTCAAGTCATGGGTCAAATGAAAATAAGCAAGCCAGGATTAAATTTGATGTCCTATTGACATCTTATGAAATGATCAACATAGATAACGGGTCCCTCAAGGCAATAAGCTGGGAGACTATG ATAGTGGACGAAGGCCATCGTCTCAAGAACAAGGATTCAAAGTTGTTTTCTGCACTGAAACAGTTTGATACCAGACATCGTACATTATTGACTGGAACCCCTCTTCAG AACAACTTGGATGAGCTTTTCATGCTTATGCACTTCCTTGATGCTGGGAAG TTTGCAAGTTTGGAAGAGTTTCAGGAAGAGTTTAAGGATATCAATCAAGAAGAGCAAGTTTCAAGGCTCCATAAGATGTTGGCCCCTCATCTTCTAAGAA GATTGAAGAAAGATGTTATGAAGAAACTACCTCCTAAAAAGGAGCTCATTTTACGTGTGGAGTTAAGTAGCAAGCAGAAAGAGTACTACAAGGCAATTTTAACTCGTAACTATCAGTTATTAACTCGCCGAGGAGGCGCCCAG ATTTCTCTCATTAATGTGGTTATGGAATTGCGCAAGCTCTGTTGTCACCCTTTTATGCTGGAGGGAGTTGAACCAGAAGACACCAATGAGTTCTACAA ACAACTGTTGGAATCTTCTGGGAAACTGCAGCTTTTGGATAAAATGATGGTGAAGCTCAAAGAGCAAGGACATAGAGTTTTAATTTATACACAATTTCAGCACATGTTGGATTTGCTTGAAGATTATTGCAATTACAAG aAATGGCTATATGAACGAATTGATGGAAAAGTTAGTGGAGGGGAAAGACAAGTTCGAATTGATAGGTTCAATGTCAGTAATTCTTCTAGATTTTGCTTTCTGCTATCTACTAGAGCTGGTGGTTTGGGTATTAACCTTGCCACTGCAGATACAGTTATTATTTATGACAG TGATTGGAATCCTCATGCTGATCTACAAGCAATGGCCAGAGCTCATCGTCTTGGACAGAAAAATAAG GTTATGATATTTAGACTTATAACAAGAGGAACAATTGAAGAAAGGATGATGGAGATGACCAAGAAGAAGATGGTGTTGGAGCATTTGGTTGTTGGCAAGCTTAAAAATCAAAACATCAATCAG GAAGAGCTGGATGACATCATCAGGTATGGATCAAAGGAGTTATTTGCTGATGAGAATGATGAGGCTATGAAATCAAGACAAATCCATTACGATGATGCTGCAATAGATAG ATTGCTTAACCGTGATTACACTGAAGAAGAAAATGCTGCAATGGAAGATGCAGAAGAAGATGGCTTTTTGAAAGCATTTAAG GTGGCAAATTTTGAGTACATTGATGAGGCGTCAAAAGAGGAAGAGGAAATACAAGAACCCATAGCAGAGGACAAAAGTGCAGCCACAAATCCAGAAAGATCAAGTTATTGGGAGGAGTTGTTAAAAGACAGATATGAAGTTCACAAAGTTGAAGAGTTGAATTCTATGGGAAAAGGTAAAAGAAGCAGAAAGCAGATGGTGTCTGTTGAAGATGATGATCTTGCTGGATTGGAAGATGTAAGCTCTGATGCTGATGATAATTATGAGGCCGAGTTGTCTGATGGAGAGAATTCAGCTGGAGCAACACCTGTGAAAAAGCCTTACAGGAAGAAAACACGTGGTATGATACACTTTTATCTTTTAATCTTTTATAAGTTGCATAAATTTGTTTTGTTTGGGGTGATAATATTTGTTAATGGGATCTTTTTCTTAATTATATTTGCAGTTGACAATGCTGAGCTACTTCCTCTTATGGAAGGTGAAGGGAGAGCCTTTAGAGTATTGGGATTTAATCAAAGTCAAAGGGCTCAATTTGTTCAAATCTTGATGAG ATTTGGGGTTGGAGACTTTGATTGGGCGGAATTTACTTCACGTTTGAAGCAAAAGAGTTATGAGGAAATTAAAGT TTATGGAACTCTCTTCTTGTCGCACATTTCTGAAGACATTACAGATGCTGCAACTTTTTCAG ATGGTGTTCCGAAAGAAGGGCTAAGAATAGAAGATGTACTTGTCAGGATTGCAGTCTTGCTTCTTGTAAGAGATAAA GTAAAAAACACTTCAGAGAATCAAAGTGCTCCCCTTTTTACAGATGACATCATCTATCGGTATCCAGGATTAAGAGGTTTAAAATTCTGGAAGGAGGAACACGATCGAACCCTACTCCGTGCTGTCTTGAA GCATGGTTATGGAAGATGGCAAGCTATTGTTGATGACAAGGATTTGAGGGTGCAAGAAGTGATTTGTCAAGAGTTGAATCTCCCTGGTATAAATATGAGTCTCCCAGGGGCACCTCAAGGTCAATTTGTCCCACCTGGAAGTGTTGAAGCTCAAACACCAGCAACAGCAGTAGCAGCTACTCAACCACAAGCACAAGCACAAGTTCAGGATTCCACTGCTGCTGCAAATAATGCTTTGTATCACTTCAGAGAGATGCAAAGAAGACTGGTTGAGTTTGTTAAGAAACGTGTCCTCCTTCTGGAAAAAGGACTTAATGCCGAATACCAGAAAGAATACTTT ggTGATGAAAAACCCAATGAGATTCGGAATGATGACATGGAAACTGATCAAAAGGTTGTGGACAGACCAAGTGCAAGCCACAATGACACAAGTTCTCAGATGATTGGTCAATTGCCTCAAATCCAAGTTATCT CTCCAGAAGAAATAACAGCAGCAGCTTGTGATGATAAAAAGGATCGTTTGGCAATGGCCCGCCATTATAACGAG ATGTGCAAGATAGTTGAGGAAAATGCGGTTGAATCAGTTGAGGCATATGTGGGGAACAAACCTGGTGCAGGTTTGAAGCTGAAAAAGAAGCTTGAACCACTGGAAGGGATACATGAACAAGTCTCCAAGATTCTTGGAAATGAAAAGAGCAATGGTGATGTGAGTCAGCATGAAGTCAACGGGACCACAAACACTGCTGATGTGGCAATGGAAGATGGGGAAGGACGAAGCCCGGGTGTCATTGTGTTGGAGTAA
- the LOC111909934 gene encoding CHD3-type chromatin-remodeling factor PICKLE isoform X1 yields the protein MSSLVERLRVRSDSRPRYSLDDSDDESDILLGKSKNAEQFEKINRDDAKEDSCNACGESGNLLVCETCTYEYHPKCLIPPLKAPLPTSWRCPKCVNPLNDIEKLLDCEMRPTVADDSDASKLGSKQIFVKQYLVKWKGLSYLHCTWVPEKEFIKAYKELPRLRTKVNNFRKQMNVGNNNEDEYVPIRPEYTMVDRILACRQEGEEEKEYLVKWVGLNYDECYWESESDISSFQQQIENFNRLQSRYRKLRKQKSNNHDAADLRKKSKEFQQFEKSPEFLPGGELHPYQLEGLNFLRFSWSKQTHVILADEMGLGKTIQSIAFLASLYEENVSPHLVVAPLSTLRNWEREFATWAPHMNVVMYVGTAAARAVIREYEFYFPKSHKKDKKKKSSHGSNENKQARIKFDVLLTSYEMINIDNGSLKAISWETMIVDEGHRLKNKDSKLFSALKQFDTRHRTLLTGTPLQNNLDELFMLMHFLDAGKFASLEEFQEEFKDINQEEQVSRLHKMLAPHLLRRLKKDVMKKLPPKKELILRVELSSKQKEYYKAILTRNYQLLTRRGGAQISLINVVMELRKLCCHPFMLEGVEPEDTNEFYKQLLESSGKLQLLDKMMVKLKEQGHRVLIYTQFQHMLDLLEDYCNYKKWLYERIDGKVSGGERQVRIDRFNVSNSSRFCFLLSTRAGGLGINLATADTVIIYDSDWNPHADLQAMARAHRLGQKNKVMIFRLITRGTIEERMMEMTKKKMVLEHLVVGKLKNQNINQEELDDIIRYGSKELFADENDEAMKSRQIHYDDAAIDRLLNRDYTEEENAAMEDAEEDGFLKAFKVANFEYIDEASKEEEEIQEPIAEDKSAATNPERSSYWEELLKDRYEVHKVEELNSMGKGKRSRKQMVSVEDDDLAGLEDVSSDADDNYEAELSDGENSAGATPVKKPYRKKTRVDNAELLPLMEGEGRAFRVLGFNQSQRAQFVQILMRFGVGDFDWAEFTSRLKQKSYEEIKVYGTLFLSHISEDITDAATFSDGVPKEGLRIEDVLVRIAVLLLVRDKVKNTSENQSAPLFTDDIIYRYPGLRGLKFWKEEHDRTLLRAVLKHGYGRWQAIVDDKDLRVQEVICQELNLPGINMSLPGAPQGQFVPPGSVEAQTPATAVAATQPQAQAQVQDSTAAANNALYHFREMQRRLVEFVKKRVLLLEKGLNAEYQKEYFGDEKPNEIRNDDMETDQKVVDRPSASHNDTSSQMIGQLPQIQVISPEEITAAACDDKKDRLAMARHYNEMCKIVEENAVESVEAYVGNKPGAGLKLKKKLEPLEGIHEQVSKILGNEKSNGDVSQHEVNGTTNTADVAMEDGEGRSPGVIVLE from the exons ATGAGTAGTTTAGTTGAGAGACTTCGTGTCAGATCAGACTCAAGACCCCGCTATAGTTTGGATGATTCTGATGATGAGTCAGACATCCTGCTAGGTAAATCCAAGAATGCAGAGCAATTTGAGAAGATTAATAGAGATGATGCG AAAGAAGATTCATGTAATGCATGTGGTGAATCCGGGAATCTACTTGTCTGTGAAACTTGCACTTACGAATATCACCCAAAGTGTTTAATACCACCTCTGAAAGCTCCTCTTCCTACCAGCTGGAGGTGTCCAAAATGT GTTAATCCTCTAAATGATATTGAAAAACTTTTGGACTGTGAAATGCGGCCTACTGTTGCTGATGATAGTGATGCCTCAAAGTTGGGTTCCAAGCAGATATTTGTGAAACAATATCTTGTGAAGTGGAAAGGCCTATCTTATCTCCATTGCACATG GGTACCTgaaaaagagtttataaaagCTTACAAGGAATTACCTCGCTTAAGGACAAAAGTAAACAATTTTCGCAAGCAAATGAATGTGGGCAACAACAATGAAGATGAATATGTTCCTATCAGGCCAGAATATACAATGGTTGACCGAATTCTTGCTTGCAG GCAAGAAGGTGAGGAGGAAAAGGAATATCTTGTAAAATGGGTGGGACTTAACTATGATGAATGTTATTGGGAATCAGAGTCAGATATCTCATCATTTCAACAACAAATTGAGAATTTCAATAGACTGCAGTCTAGATATCGGAAACTAAGGAAGCAGAAAAGCAACAATCATGATGCAGCCGACTTAAGAAAGAAGTCAAAAGAATTTCAACAGTTTGAAAAGAGTCCCGAATTTCTTCCTGGGG GTGAGCTCCACCCATATCAGCTTGAAGGATTAAACTTCTTGCGTTTCTCATGGTCTAAACAAACACATGTCATACTTGCAGACGAAATGGGTCTTG GAAAAACAATACAAAGTATTGCCTTTTTAGCCTCTCTATATGAAGAGAATGTCTCCCCACATCTAGTAGTAGCACCACTTTCTACATTGAGAAACTGGGAACGTGAATTTGCCACATGGGCGCCTCATATGAATGTT GTTATGTATGTTGGAACAGCTGCTGCACGTGCTGTAATACGTGAATATGAATTTTATTTCCCAAAGTCTCATAAGAAGGACAAGAAGAAGAAGTCAAGTCATGGGTCAAATGAAAATAAGCAAGCCAGGATTAAATTTGATGTCCTATTGACATCTTATGAAATGATCAACATAGATAACGGGTCCCTCAAGGCAATAAGCTGGGAGACTATG ATAGTGGACGAAGGCCATCGTCTCAAGAACAAGGATTCAAAGTTGTTTTCTGCACTGAAACAGTTTGATACCAGACATCGTACATTATTGACTGGAACCCCTCTTCAG AACAACTTGGATGAGCTTTTCATGCTTATGCACTTCCTTGATGCTGGGAAG TTTGCAAGTTTGGAAGAGTTTCAGGAAGAGTTTAAGGATATCAATCAAGAAGAGCAAGTTTCAAGGCTCCATAAGATGTTGGCCCCTCATCTTCTAAGAA GATTGAAGAAAGATGTTATGAAGAAACTACCTCCTAAAAAGGAGCTCATTTTACGTGTGGAGTTAAGTAGCAAGCAGAAAGAGTACTACAAGGCAATTTTAACTCGTAACTATCAGTTATTAACTCGCCGAGGAGGCGCCCAG ATTTCTCTCATTAATGTGGTTATGGAATTGCGCAAGCTCTGTTGTCACCCTTTTATGCTGGAGGGAGTTGAACCAGAAGACACCAATGAGTTCTACAA ACAACTGTTGGAATCTTCTGGGAAACTGCAGCTTTTGGATAAAATGATGGTGAAGCTCAAAGAGCAAGGACATAGAGTTTTAATTTATACACAATTTCAGCACATGTTGGATTTGCTTGAAGATTATTGCAATTACAAG aAATGGCTATATGAACGAATTGATGGAAAAGTTAGTGGAGGGGAAAGACAAGTTCGAATTGATAGGTTCAATGTCAGTAATTCTTCTAGATTTTGCTTTCTGCTATCTACTAGAGCTGGTGGTTTGGGTATTAACCTTGCCACTGCAGATACAGTTATTATTTATGACAG TGATTGGAATCCTCATGCTGATCTACAAGCAATGGCCAGAGCTCATCGTCTTGGACAGAAAAATAAG GTTATGATATTTAGACTTATAACAAGAGGAACAATTGAAGAAAGGATGATGGAGATGACCAAGAAGAAGATGGTGTTGGAGCATTTGGTTGTTGGCAAGCTTAAAAATCAAAACATCAATCAG GAAGAGCTGGATGACATCATCAGGTATGGATCAAAGGAGTTATTTGCTGATGAGAATGATGAGGCTATGAAATCAAGACAAATCCATTACGATGATGCTGCAATAGATAG ATTGCTTAACCGTGATTACACTGAAGAAGAAAATGCTGCAATGGAAGATGCAGAAGAAGATGGCTTTTTGAAAGCATTTAAG GTGGCAAATTTTGAGTACATTGATGAGGCGTCAAAAGAGGAAGAGGAAATACAAGAACCCATAGCAGAGGACAAAAGTGCAGCCACAAATCCAGAAAGATCAAGTTATTGGGAGGAGTTGTTAAAAGACAGATATGAAGTTCACAAAGTTGAAGAGTTGAATTCTATGGGAAAAGGTAAAAGAAGCAGAAAGCAGATGGTGTCTGTTGAAGATGATGATCTTGCTGGATTGGAAGATGTAAGCTCTGATGCTGATGATAATTATGAGGCCGAGTTGTCTGATGGAGAGAATTCAGCTGGAGCAACACCTGTGAAAAAGCCTTACAGGAAGAAAACACGTG TTGACAATGCTGAGCTACTTCCTCTTATGGAAGGTGAAGGGAGAGCCTTTAGAGTATTGGGATTTAATCAAAGTCAAAGGGCTCAATTTGTTCAAATCTTGATGAG ATTTGGGGTTGGAGACTTTGATTGGGCGGAATTTACTTCACGTTTGAAGCAAAAGAGTTATGAGGAAATTAAAGT TTATGGAACTCTCTTCTTGTCGCACATTTCTGAAGACATTACAGATGCTGCAACTTTTTCAG ATGGTGTTCCGAAAGAAGGGCTAAGAATAGAAGATGTACTTGTCAGGATTGCAGTCTTGCTTCTTGTAAGAGATAAA GTAAAAAACACTTCAGAGAATCAAAGTGCTCCCCTTTTTACAGATGACATCATCTATCGGTATCCAGGATTAAGAGGTTTAAAATTCTGGAAGGAGGAACACGATCGAACCCTACTCCGTGCTGTCTTGAA GCATGGTTATGGAAGATGGCAAGCTATTGTTGATGACAAGGATTTGAGGGTGCAAGAAGTGATTTGTCAAGAGTTGAATCTCCCTGGTATAAATATGAGTCTCCCAGGGGCACCTCAAGGTCAATTTGTCCCACCTGGAAGTGTTGAAGCTCAAACACCAGCAACAGCAGTAGCAGCTACTCAACCACAAGCACAAGCACAAGTTCAGGATTCCACTGCTGCTGCAAATAATGCTTTGTATCACTTCAGAGAGATGCAAAGAAGACTGGTTGAGTTTGTTAAGAAACGTGTCCTCCTTCTGGAAAAAGGACTTAATGCCGAATACCAGAAAGAATACTTT ggTGATGAAAAACCCAATGAGATTCGGAATGATGACATGGAAACTGATCAAAAGGTTGTGGACAGACCAAGTGCAAGCCACAATGACACAAGTTCTCAGATGATTGGTCAATTGCCTCAAATCCAAGTTATCT CTCCAGAAGAAATAACAGCAGCAGCTTGTGATGATAAAAAGGATCGTTTGGCAATGGCCCGCCATTATAACGAG ATGTGCAAGATAGTTGAGGAAAATGCGGTTGAATCAGTTGAGGCATATGTGGGGAACAAACCTGGTGCAGGTTTGAAGCTGAAAAAGAAGCTTGAACCACTGGAAGGGATACATGAACAAGTCTCCAAGATTCTTGGAAATGAAAAGAGCAATGGTGATGTGAGTCAGCATGAAGTCAACGGGACCACAAACACTGCTGATGTGGCAATGGAAGATGGGGAAGGACGAAGCCCGGGTGTCATTGTGTTGGAGTAA